TATCAGATTATGCTCCATGGGATTACTTGTAGCCCCGGTCTCGATAGCTGCTTTTTGCAGGGCTAGTGCTCCCGCTTCGTTGAGAGTGAAGGGTGTAGACCACATTCCATCCTCCTCATTATAACCAACTATCCCGACACTCTCTATATTTTCCCCATATAGTACATGTTTTGTTTCATTGCCTGTTGTCTGGATGCGTATCTCGAATTTACCGGGTTTCTCTGCAATCTCCCTTGCTGTTGCCAGATCAATGCCTGCAAAGTCTATGAGGATATACTCATCACCTACAGTCTTTACAGGTATGTCCTTAAGTCCAAGAGAGTTCATCTTTTCACTAAGGATGGTTTTGGTAAGATCGCGGGTCTCTGCCCTTACCCTGTCTTGATACCGTGAACTGCCATCGGCATTTTTAACAATGGAACCGCCCACTGCGTTCATGAGGGCTTCTATCTGCTGCTCTGTTACAGCTGTCCTTATCTCATATTCCACTCCATCAGTAGTAACCATTGGAACGATCTCAGCTTTTAATGAATTACCCAGATAGGAATCAATAAGTGTCTCTTTAGAAGTGGTTAGTTTGACTTGTGTAAGCTCATTTTGCTTACTGATGGTGTATTCACCCAATCCAAGGAGATCCATCTGAGAATTTGTAATGGTACCAGGAGTTGTGAACGTGATGGTCTGGGTTTGGGCCTGTCCTTGTACATTCACAGTGGCTGTTGAACCTGTGATCTCGATAGTATTAGTTATCAACGGTTCTATAAGAGCCTTAAGCAGCATATTCATGTCTGCGTCTACCTGCACCAGTGCGCCCTGAAGCTTAACCTGTAACCATGAGCCACCTTCCAGGTCCAGCCCATATTTGAGATTTGTCGTAAATCCATCTTCAGAGTTATATCCGGGATGAATGAAAACTATCGATCCCAGAAGAGCAATTATGAAGATTATCACCCGTAGATCCCTGAATATACTTTTTGGCTCCTCATCTTCTCTCATGCTCTTCTCCTCCTTGCTCCTTTTGTTCCTTCTCTTTTAACATACCAGCGTAGAATTGAAACGTTAGTAAGCCATGTATTTATAATATCAGCCAAGAGCCCGAATATGAGTACAATAGAAATATCCGAAAGCAGATTGATCTGGGAAAAAGAAGGTATGATCAAATAAGAATATGTGGTCACTACATACAGCACTATCAGGGCTGCAAGAGTAGTGGTGGTCATTGTTATACCAGTACCCATAGCATTTGTTATGTTTTCTTCGACTTCTCCTCTTCTCTTAAGCACCCTGGTAGTGAGCAATATGTCGCTGTCTACAGAGTAACCTATAAGCATAAGCAGCGCTGCAACAGTACCAAGAGATAGCTCGATACCGGCTACATTCATAAAAGCTACTGCGATAACAATATCACAGAAAGCAGCTAAAACTATTGCCAATGATGGAATGAAGATCCTGAAGATTATGAACACAACAAGAGACATGCCTATGAATGAGAAAATAACTGCTTTAATTGCCTGTTTTTGCAGATCTGTCCCATAAACCGGACCTATCTGTCTAATCTCCACATTCTGATAAGTATCCGTAACATCCTGGGTAAGACTCAGCTGTTCTTCATTGGATAGTGGACCAAATTGTATGACTGTCCTTGAGCCTGTCTGCCGTACGTCAGTCAGAGGATAAGCCGAATACTTTTCCTTAAGAGCAGCTGCCGGCGTATCAGTTGTCAGAGAGATCATTGTACCACCTTTGAATTCCATGCCCAGTTTCACCG
This DNA window, taken from Methanomethylovorans hollandica DSM 15978, encodes the following:
- a CDS encoding preprotein translocase subunit SecD, whose protein sequence is MREDEEPKSIFRDLRVIIFIIALLGSIVFIHPGYNSEDGFTTNLKYGLDLEGGSWLQVKLQGALVQVDADMNMLLKALIEPLITNTIEITGSTATVNVQGQAQTQTITFTTPGTITNSQMDLLGLGEYTISKQNELTQVKLTTSKETLIDSYLGNSLKAEIVPMVTTDGVEYEIRTAVTEQQIEALMNAVGGSIVKNADGSSRYQDRVRAETRDLTKTILSEKMNSLGLKDIPVKTVGDEYILIDFAGIDLATAREIAEKPGKFEIRIQTTGNETKHVLYGENIESVGIVGYNEEDGMWSTPFTLNEAGALALQKAAIETGATSNPMEHNLIMLLDGNEVYSAPLSNSAAQQLETGPIYSWQSSTGSDDEGKSKAQQLQIHLRAGALPVNVEVIGAGHVDAALGTQFKKQSVISGLIALFAVAFVVYRKYHQKEILIPMVGTSVSEVIMILGVASAIGWQLDLPSIAGIIAAIGTGIDHLVIITDEVLYEGKLPPTKVYLSRIAKAFTIILGAAATTVIAMGPLVLMGFGSLKGFAITTIIGVFIGVVIARPVYGKMINEVLKDKSEGQI
- a CDS encoding protein translocase subunit SecF, with protein sequence MSLSLTEKLDSFVRKHNDRQLLVLPVAIFLIAILIIAFTLATTGAPVKLGMEFKGGTMISLTTDTPAAALKEKYSAYPLTDVRQTGSRTVIQFGPLSNEEQLSLTQDVTDTYQNVEIRQIGPVYGTDLQKQAIKAVIFSFIGMSLVVFIIFRIFIPSLAIVLAAFCDIVIAVAFMNVAGIELSLGTVAALLMLIGYSVDSDILLTTRVLKRRGEVEENITNAMGTGITMTTTTLAALIVLYVVTTYSYLIIPSFSQINLLSDISIVLIFGLLADIINTWLTNVSILRWYVKREGTKGARRRRA